CCCGGCCCGCGGCGGAAAGCACCGTCGCGAACAGGTGGACGGGGGTGTCGTGGCTGAAATCGACGGCGTGCGTAGTCATTCCGCGGCGGCTGCGGGCGCGGGAGCGTCGTCCGTCGTCGCCGTCGCCGATACCCGCGGCGCGGAAGACCCGCAGCCGCGACCCGGTGCCCGCGGGCGGGGTCCCGAACGCCGGGCCCGGCGGGGCGTCGCCGCCGTCTGGGGACCCGCCCGAATCGTCGTCCGGCGGACCGTCGGGTTCGGTATCCGAGGCAGCCTCGCCCGGGCCGTCGTCCGGCTCGGGCGCACCGTCAAAAGGGGGCGGCTCCTGGGCGGCCTGCTCGCCGCGTTCCAGTGCCTCGTCGAGCTGCGAGCGGTCCATGTCGGAGGAGTCGAACGGGTTGCGCCGGCGCCGGTGCGGCAGCGCCAGCTCGACGGCCACGGTCACGTCGTCCTCGGTGACCTCGGCGGCACCGCGCCAGGCGGCGTGCGCGGCCGCGGTGCGCGCCACCACGATGTCACCGCGCAGCCCGTCGACTTCCAGGGCCGCGCAGACGGCGGCGATGCGCCGCAGTTCCGCGGACGGGACCGTCACCTCACCGATCGCCGCCCGCGCGGATGAGATCCGCTGCGCCAGTTCGGCTTCGGCGTCGGCGTAGGACGCCGCGAAGCCTTCCGGGTCGGCGTCGAAGGTCATCCGCGCGGTGACGATCGCGACGCGCTCGTCCACTTCGCGCGGACCCGCCACGTCGACGACCAGCCCGAACCGGTCGAGGAGCTGCGGACGCAGCTCCCCCTCCTCCGGATTCATGGTGCCGACCAGCACGAAGTCCGCCGACTGGGTGTGGGAGACTCCGTCGCGTTCGATGGTCACCCGGCCGCTGGCCGCGGCATCGAGGAGCACGTCCACCAGGTGATCGGACAGCAGGTTGACCTCGTCGATGTACAGCACACCGCCGTCGGCCTGCGCCATCAGGCCGGGAGTGAAGTGCGCCTGGCCGTCGCGCAGCACGCGCGTCAGGTCGAGCGAACCGATCACCCGGTCCTCGGTGGCCCCGATGGGCAGTTCCACCACTCGCCCACCGCCGCCGTCGCCCCGCGCGAGCAGGGGCGACAGACCGCGGACGATGGTCGACTTGGCCGTGCCCTTCTCGCCGCGGATCAGCACGCCCCCGATACCCGGCGACACCGCGGACAGGATCAGCGCCAGCTTGAGCCGGTCCTGTCCGACGACCGCGCTGAACGGGTAGCGGGCCGGCGACTGCGACACGCTCAGGCCTGCTCGGCGGCCTCGTGGCGGCCGGCGCCCTCCGGCGCGACGTGCCGGCCGGGGCCGGTGAGCTCGAGGCTGCGGTTGGTCCAGTCCCACATCTGGCGGAACAGCGCCGGGTTGTCGTTGAGCTTCTGGCCGAACGACGGGATCATCTCGGTCAGCTTCGGCGTCCAGCCGTCGAAGCGGTCGCCGAAGCACTGCTTCAGCACGTTCAGCATGGCCGGCACGGCGGTCGACGCGCCCGGCGACGCACCGAGCAGACCGGCGATGGTGCCGTCCGCGGCGGCCACCACGGCGGTGCCGAATTCGAGGTTGCCCTTGTTGCCGGTGGCCCGGATCACCTGCACGCGCTGACCCGCGGTGATCATCTCCCAGTCGCCGCCGGTGGCGCGCGGGACGAACTCCTGCAGCGTCTTCACGCGGTCGGCCGACGACGCGGCGAGCTCGCCGATCAGGTACTTGAGCAGGCCGAACTCCTTCGGCGCGATCGACATCATCGGGAGCAGGTTGCCCGGCTTCACCGACTTCGGCAGGTCCATCACGCCGCCGGTCTTGAGGAACTTGGGCGACCAGCCGGCATAGGGGCCGAACAGCAGACCCTTGTCGTGGTTGATCACGCGGGTGTCCAAGTGCGGCACCGACATCGGCGGGGCACCGACGGCGGCCTGACCGTACACCTTGGCCGAATGCTCGGCGATCAGCTCGGGATTGGTGCAGCGGAAGAACTGGCCGGAGACCGGGAAGCCGCCGAAGCCCTTGGCCTCCGGGATACCGGACTTCTGCAGCAGGTGCAGCGCACCGCCGCCGGCGCCGATGAAGACGAACTTGGCCTCGACCCGCAGCACCTCGCCGGTGCGCACGTTGCGGACCTTGACCACCCAGCTGCCGTCGGACTGCTTGGACAGGTTGCGCACCTCGTGGCCGAAGTACAGCTGCGCGTCGCGGCCCACGTAGTTGAGCAGCTGCTGGGTCAGCGCACCGAAGTCGACGTCGGTGCCCTCGGTGTACCAGTTGAGCGCGACCGGGTCGCCCTCGTAGGTGCGGCCGGCGGCCATCAGCGGGAGCCGCTCGGCGAACTCGGCCTCGTCGGTGATGTACTCCATACCCTCGAACAGGGTCTGACCGGCGAGGGCGGCGTGCCGCTTGGCCAGGTAATCGACGCCGGCATCGCCGTGGCAGAAGCTCACGTGCGGGATCGGGTTGATGAACTCGTCGGGCGCGCCGAGCACACCGTTGTCCACGCCGTACGCCCAGAACTGGCGCGACTGCTGGAACTGCTCGTTGATGCTCAGCGCCTTGGTGATGTCGATCGCGCCGTCGTCACCCATCGGGGTGTAGTTCAGCTCGCAGAGCGCCGAGTGACCGGTGCCCGCGTTGTTCCACGGATCACTGCTCTCCGCGGCCGCGGCGTCGAGACGCTCGAACAGGCTGATCGTCCAGTTCGGCTCCAGCTGCCGCAGCAGGGCACCGAGCGTGGCGCTCATGATGCCGGCGCCGACCAGCGCCACGTCCGTCTTGATCACCTTCTGGGACACGTCAAGCTCACTTCCGTCCGCGCGGCCGCCCCGGTTCGGGTCCGCTCATCGTTCGTCATTGTCCACCATGACGCGCTGACCGCCCGAATCGGAGGTGCCTTTGTGCGATGCACGACACGCGGCACAGGCATCTAAGCTCTACGGTGTGACCTCCCCGAAGTCTTCCGAGCTCGCCCACGAGCACGTCTGGCGTCCCGACCAATTCCTCGACCACTACGAGCTGCTGACGCTCCCGCTCGGTCCGGACCCGGACGGCGAGGACCCGATCAGCGCCACCCTGATCCGCCGGCCCGGCCGCGCGCGGGCCTCCCGCGGCGCGGTGCTCTACGTCCACGGCTTCACCGACTACTTCTTCCAGGAGGAGCTGGCCGACTACTTCGACGGCCTCGGCTACGCCTTCTACGGACTCGACCTGCGCAAATGCGGCCGTTCACTGGCCGCCCATCATCAGCCGCACTTCACCACCGATCTCGCCGTGTACGACGAGGAGCTGACCCTGGCGCTGGATGTGATCACCGATGAGCTGAGCGCGGCCGGCGCGCCGGTCCGCGTCGTGGTCGCCGGGCACTCCACCGGCGGCCTGGTGACCCCGCTGTGGCTCGACCGGCTCCGGGAGACCGACCCGGCACGACACGACCGCATCGCCGGCCTCCTGCTCAACGCCCCGTGGCTCGACATGCAGGGTGAGGCCGTGCTGCGGACCCGCCCGCTCGCCCGGGTGGTGGCCGCGATCGCCAAGGTGCGCCCGAAGGCGGAGGTGCCGCGCGAGTTGTCGTCGTCGTACGGCGAGAGCCTGCACGTCGACTCGGGCGGCGAGTGGTCGTACGACCTGGAGCGCAAACCGCTCGGCGGCTTCCCGGTCACTTTCGGCTGGCTCAACGCGATCCGCCAGGGCCAGTTCACGATTCACGACGGGATCGATGTCGGCGTGCCGGTGCTGGTGCTGCGCTCGGACAAGTCGCACTTCTCGTCGTCGTACGACGTCGCCGTCGACACCGCCGACTGTGTGCTCGACGTGAGCCACATGGCCCGCTGGGCGCCGTTCCTCGGCCGGCGGGTGCTGTCGGTGGTGATCCCCGGCGCCCGGCACGACGCCTTCCTGTCCAAGTCCGTGCCCCGTGAACTCGCTTACGAGGCGGTCGGCGACTGGATGCGCCACGAGATCGACCCCGCCGCCACCACCGAGGAGACCGACGCATGAGCAGCCCGCAGCTGACCGATCTGGCCATCATCGGCACCGGAAGCGGCAATTCGATCCCCGACGAGCGCTTCGACGGCCTCTCGATCGCGATCTTCGAGGAGAGCATCTACGGCGGCACCTGCCTGAACGTGGGCTGCATCCCGACCAAGATGTTCGTCTACGCGGCGGATGTCGCGGCCGAGATCAGATCGGCGGCCGCCTACGACGTGGAGGCGACCTTCGACGGGGTGCGCTGGCCCGAGCTGGTCGCCCGCGTCTTCGGCCGGATCGACCCGATCTCGGCGGGCGGGCGGCGCTACCGCGAGGAGGACTGCCCCAACATCACCGTCTATTCCTCGCACGTGGTGTTCGACGGCCGTGACGACGCGACCGGCCGCTATCGCCTGGTCACCGCCGCCGGCGACGTCGTGCTCGCCACGGAGGTGGTGATCGCCGCCGGTGCGCGGCCGGAGATCCCCGAACCGATCGCGCGCTCGGGTGTCCGCTACTACACCAACGACGACGTCATGCGGCTCCCCGAACTCCCCCGGCGGATGGCGATCGTCGGCAGCGGCTACATCGCGGCGGAGTTCGCGCACGTCTTCGGCGCCCTCGGCACGCAGGTCACGGTGATCGCCCGCGGGCCGGCGCTGCTGCGCAAGCTCGACGCGGAGATCAGCGCCCGCTTCACCGCGATCGCGCAGCGGCAGTGGGACGTTCGGCTCGACGAGACCTGCTCGACCGTCAGCGAGCTGCCCTCCGGCGAGATCCGGCTGGGCTTCGCCTCCGGCGACGACCTGGACGTCGACGTCCTCCTGGTCGCGACCGGCCGCACCCCCAACGGCGACCGGCTCGGCCTGGACACCATCGGGATGGAACTCACCTCCGACGGCCGCGTACCGACCGATGCTCACGGCCGCACCCCCGCGCGCGGGGTGTGGGCGCTCGGCGATGTGAGCTCTCCGTACCAGCTGAAGCACGTGGCGAACCAGGAGCAGCGCACCGTGCAGGAGAACCTGCTGAAGGGCTGGGACGCACCGGATCTCGCGTCGTTCATGCACACCGCCGTACCCGCCGCGGTGTTCACCCACCCGCAGATCGCGGCCGTCGGCCTCACCGAGACAGAGGCCGTGGCGGCCGGTCACCGGATCGCGGTCAAGGTGCAGGCGTACGGCGACGTCGCCTACGGCTGGGCGATGGAGGACACCACCGGGT
The nucleotide sequence above comes from Gordonia sp. PP30. Encoded proteins:
- the mqo gene encoding malate dehydrogenase (quinone), which codes for MSQKVIKTDVALVGAGIMSATLGALLRQLEPNWTISLFERLDAAAAESSDPWNNAGTGHSALCELNYTPMGDDGAIDITKALSINEQFQQSRQFWAYGVDNGVLGAPDEFINPIPHVSFCHGDAGVDYLAKRHAALAGQTLFEGMEYITDEAEFAERLPLMAAGRTYEGDPVALNWYTEGTDVDFGALTQQLLNYVGRDAQLYFGHEVRNLSKQSDGSWVVKVRNVRTGEVLRVEAKFVFIGAGGGALHLLQKSGIPEAKGFGGFPVSGQFFRCTNPELIAEHSAKVYGQAAVGAPPMSVPHLDTRVINHDKGLLFGPYAGWSPKFLKTGGVMDLPKSVKPGNLLPMMSIAPKEFGLLKYLIGELAASSADRVKTLQEFVPRATGGDWEMITAGQRVQVIRATGNKGNLEFGTAVVAAADGTIAGLLGASPGASTAVPAMLNVLKQCFGDRFDGWTPKLTEMIPSFGQKLNDNPALFRQMWDWTNRSLELTGPGRHVAPEGAGRHEAAEQA
- a CDS encoding alpha/beta hydrolase, coding for MTSPKSSELAHEHVWRPDQFLDHYELLTLPLGPDPDGEDPISATLIRRPGRARASRGAVLYVHGFTDYFFQEELADYFDGLGYAFYGLDLRKCGRSLAAHHQPHFTTDLAVYDEELTLALDVITDELSAAGAPVRVVVAGHSTGGLVTPLWLDRLRETDPARHDRIAGLLLNAPWLDMQGEAVLRTRPLARVVAAIAKVRPKAEVPRELSSSYGESLHVDSGGEWSYDLERKPLGGFPVTFGWLNAIRQGQFTIHDGIDVGVPVLVLRSDKSHFSSSYDVAVDTADCVLDVSHMARWAPFLGRRVLSVVIPGARHDAFLSKSVPRELAYEAVGDWMRHEIDPAATTEETDA
- a CDS encoding VWA domain-containing protein, with translation MSQSPARYPFSAVVGQDRLKLALILSAVSPGIGGVLIRGEKGTAKSTIVRGLSPLLARGDGGGGRVVELPIGATEDRVIGSLDLTRVLRDGQAHFTPGLMAQADGGVLYIDEVNLLSDHLVDVLLDAAASGRVTIERDGVSHTQSADFVLVGTMNPEEGELRPQLLDRFGLVVDVAGPREVDERVAIVTARMTFDADPEGFAASYADAEAELAQRISSARAAIGEVTVPSAELRRIAAVCAALEVDGLRGDIVVARTAAAHAAWRGAAEVTEDDVTVAVELALPHRRRRNPFDSSDMDRSQLDEALERGEQAAQEPPPFDGAPEPDDGPGEAASDTEPDGPPDDDSGGSPDGGDAPPGPAFGTPPAGTGSRLRVFRAAGIGDGDDGRRSRARSRRGMTTHAVDFSHDTPVHLFATVLSAAGRAAGTPSIEAGDLRGAQRIGSESNLVVFVVDLSGSMTARTRLDAVRTACVDLLRDSYTRRDRVAVVVAAGRGASVAVPPTRSVDLAVARLAQVRTGGRTPLAEGLTTALGVIERAARTDPERRPLLVVLTDGRATAGPNAPERASAVADAIARGGISSLVVDCEQGMIRLGLAADLARRMGAEYVSMDSLAVSGLASAVGGRTTTAS
- a CDS encoding mycothione reductase produces the protein MSSPQLTDLAIIGTGSGNSIPDERFDGLSIAIFEESIYGGTCLNVGCIPTKMFVYAADVAAEIRSAAAYDVEATFDGVRWPELVARVFGRIDPISAGGRRYREEDCPNITVYSSHVVFDGRDDATGRYRLVTAAGDVVLATEVVIAAGARPEIPEPIARSGVRYYTNDDVMRLPELPRRMAIVGSGYIAAEFAHVFGALGTQVTVIARGPALLRKLDAEISARFTAIAQRQWDVRLDETCSTVSELPSGEIRLGFASGDDLDVDVLLVATGRTPNGDRLGLDTIGMELTSDGRVPTDAHGRTPARGVWALGDVSSPYQLKHVANQEQRTVQENLLKGWDAPDLASFMHTAVPAAVFTHPQIAAVGLTETEAVAAGHRIAVKVQAYGDVAYGWAMEDTTGFCKVIADRDTGLLLGAHILGPQASSIIQPVIQAMSFGLGARDMARGQYWIHPALPEVLENALLGLELD